ATTGTCAAAGAAGGGGTGCAACCCGTATTCACTTAAATGAGGCTCGGCCCTAAGAGGCAACGTGTAGGAAATGGCGGGCAAAGAGATTTGCAGATAGCTCTCGTCGTAGGTGAATACGCATCGGCCGCCTGCCTCCTGCGACAGAATGCCAGCGAAAGTGTACCCGTAGTATACTTTGGGGATTATATACGTGTGTACCCATGATTTGCGAGGTTTGGCTAACGCAGTTTGATCTTTCCAGGGGGCGTGTTCAGCAGTTTCTTTGCTAACGCCTCAGGAGAACCCAGCTGGATTGACCGCTGTACATCTGCATAATCCTTTGTTGGACGGCCACGCGGGACTGACGCTTTCTTGCTCTTGGTTGATCTCTTATTGGTTCGTTTCATGGCTATGCTGCTCTTGGTAATTGGGGAAGTCTATTGGCAAAGAAATCTTCTACGGTGTAAATCTGAATCGTTGGAACGTCCATGAATCGCCCTGTACTGGCAGCTGCGTTTCGCATTCCGTTGGTTACACGATCTTCAAAGCAAGTGAAGATTCCCATATCTGCACCGGCTTGCTGCCTTGCTCCGTTGAATGCTTGGACATGACCGGGATTCGTATGTCCGCCTTTCACTTGGGATACCATGTCAGCGAAGTACCCCTTACGCAATGGTATCCGGCCCCATCCATCTATACCACCGTCGCCCCGTTGCTTTTTATTGGCTTCCATCCCGGGAGCCAAAGATGCGGCCCATGTCTCAAAACGGAACGGATCAATACTTGCCATCTCATGGGCTTGGCTTACCGTCTTCGGCATTCCTATAAACTCTACATCACTCCAAACACTGTCAAAGCTCTCTCTGAACCGTTTTTCTATTACTTGACAGGCTTTTGTGCATATGTCAATTCCAATCCATTGACGATCCAATCCCTGTGCAGCTTCTAGTGTGGTACCACAACCGCAGAATGGGTCAAGTACGACACTGCTTCGCTCAATACTAGATGCCTTGATAATTCGCTGCAATAACTCTAACGGCTTTTGTGTTGGGTAGCCACAACTCTGGGCAGAATTACCCTTTACGGAGGCTATTCTCCACACATCTTCTGGTATCTTTCCCGTTGTGGCAGATTCTCCCCCAACATATTTACGGCCACCCAAGACCCTTGCTGTTTTGTAACGCTCTTTTGATGCGTCCAAGATAGGTATTCTAACAGCGTCAGCATTGAAGATATAGCCTTTTGTGCTATTCGTATATCTGAAAACGGTGTCGTGTTTACGGGCAAAATCTTTTTTTGGCCGTCCAGGTGTGTCTGGGTAAAACCAAACAATTTCATTACGAAACGATCCGCTACCGTTGGTAACGAAAATTGAGTTCATGAGTACCCGTAACAGATAGTTCATGGTAGGATCACAATGCAGGTAAATACTTCCTGTCGGTGTCAATACGCGAAAGCATTCCAACAGCCTATTTGCCATATATGACAAGTAGGCTAAGTCTGAACCCTCCCCGAGAATCGTTCTTAACCCCTCCATCGTTGGAGCCATATCATTGCGACTGGCTACTTCATGAAAATCGTCTACAGCTTCATGCCATTGCCACGTATCTTTGAACGCTACCCATTGAGCACCTCCCATATTCGCATTGTAAATCCGCTTTGAGTTGAACGGAGGATCCAAGTAAATCAAGTCCACAGACTTGTCAGGAATAAATTCCCGCATCACGTCCAGGCAATCCCCAAAATAGAGCCGGTTGGGCGTACTCATGATCTTGGCAGATCATCCAGTTGACCAGTGAGCATCTTGTAGGTAAGGCGTTTTCCGACCAAGCCTTTTGCTGTTTGCTCCATCTGGGTAACGGTGTCCAAGTGTCTGACATTATGGCGTCCCACAAACTCATCTACGTAACGCTGTAGGTGTTCGGGTGACATCTTGTGATATGTGCCATAATATCCACGCTTCAGCAACGACCAGAAGGATTCCATGCCGTTGATGTGTGCCATACCGTCTACGTACTCTTTGACTGAGTGCTTAACGGTTGCGTGGGCGGCTCTACGTAGAGCCTGATAGGCTTTCGCGTCGTCAGTGTAGGTTTGTGCTTCCTGACGCGAAGTGCTGTATACGAAGCCTGTGAGCGTCTGAGCGGTAGTATCTGATACTACTCGTGCCTGCACCTGCTTGGTGGTACGGTCTTTTGTACCTACTACGGCTGTTTTACCAACCGGACCGCGCCCAGCATTCAGTTTCTTATGGGCGTGTTTGTTCTTCTCTTTGCCACCTACGTAGGTTTCATCTACCTCAACGGGTCCAGTAAATTGCTCCAGTTCCACATCCCACGTTTTGCGAATCCTATGGGCTAAGTGCCACGCGGTTTTCTGCGTGATGTCCAGATCACGGTGTAGCTTCATGCTGGATACGCCTTTGATCCCAGTATCTATGATGTAAATGGCCAATGCCCATACTTGATAACTCAATTTGGAATCCTGCATGACCGTTC
Above is a genomic segment from Gemmatimonadota bacterium containing:
- a CDS encoding site-specific DNA-methyltransferase; its protein translation is MSTPNRLYFGDCLDVMREFIPDKSVDLIYLDPPFNSKRIYNANMGGAQWVAFKDTWQWHEAVDDFHEVASRNDMAPTMEGLRTILGEGSDLAYLSYMANRLLECFRVLTPTGSIYLHCDPTMNYLLRVLMNSIFVTNGSGSFRNEIVWFYPDTPGRPKKDFARKHDTVFRYTNSTKGYIFNADAVRIPILDASKERYKTARVLGGRKYVGGESATTGKIPEDVWRIASVKGNSAQSCGYPTQKPLELLQRIIKASSIERSSVVLDPFCGCGTTLEAAQGLDRQWIGIDICTKACQVIEKRFRESFDSVWSDVEFIGMPKTVSQAHEMASIDPFRFETWAASLAPGMEANKKQRGDGGIDGWGRIPLRKGYFADMVSQVKGGHTNPGHVQAFNGARQQAGADMGIFTCFEDRVTNGMRNAAASTGRFMDVPTIQIYTVEDFFANRLPQLPRAA
- a CDS encoding IS1595 family transposase gives rise to the protein MKLMKLFPDDATAERWFAKQRWGNEPCCPHCGSTNVQTGAKHHMPYRCREKGCRKRFSVRVGTVMQDSKLSYQVWALAIYIIDTGIKGVSSMKLHRDLDITQKTAWHLAHRIRKTWDVELEQFTGPVEVDETYVGGKEKNKHAHKKLNAGRGPVGKTAVVGTKDRTTKQVQARVVSDTTAQTLTGFVYSTSRQEAQTYTDDAKAYQALRRAAHATVKHSVKEYVDGMAHINGMESFWSLLKRGYYGTYHKMSPEHLQRYVDEFVGRHNVRHLDTVTQMEQTAKGLVGKRLTYKMLTGQLDDLPRS